In Arachis hypogaea cultivar Tifrunner chromosome 7, arahy.Tifrunner.gnm2.J5K5, whole genome shotgun sequence, the genomic window ACTTCTTCTCACTCGAACAATACAAGAAAAATACGAGGAGAGTAAAATTTTATCGAATTTTCTTCTAAAGAAATTGATATGATTGCGTAAAAGagaattagattattttttttttatcataatgaAATCTTAATCGGAGGATGGATCACAAATTTGAGTCAGAAGAGGATGGTGAATAATGTGTTTTCTTACTATATTCTCTCTCTTCGTATCTTTCTGAGAAAAGAGAATGGAAGGGtggaaaacatttttttttcctttcactTCTCCACGGGTCAATTAAAGCATTCTGCTTTGATTTTTGTACAAAATGTTTATCCAATTCATTTCCCTTTTCTTTGTATCATTGGCAATATCTGTTCTTCAAACAATTTACTAAATGCAAATTTTCAGTTAATCCTCTGATTGTACTTATCAAATTAGACTGGTTAAACTAGATCTATGGATTTATGTTAAATTTAGTTTGAAAAGTAGCTCAAATAGTTTAGCACGATTAATAGAGGTATAATAGCTATCTTAgcaaatttttttaactaaaacattCTCGGACAGCTAAAACTCCAGACATCTTGAAAGCACCATAATATTCAACAGGAAACATGAACTAATGTTTTCAACTCGTGCTCATCTTACAAGCTCAATTTATAATTTATGAAACTACTGATAAAGTTAAAGATAACTTAAGCAGACTCTACTCACTTTTGGTTCTAGTACCAAAAGCATTTTGGATGGCTAAACAATCGGAATATCAAAACCTGATAAAAGACGAAAGAACGAACCTACGTGCTAGAAGGGAAACATTCAAATAAAAATGGCCATTTGAAATGGTACCTTTGGATCTACTTGCTTTTTCTGTACTTACTATAATATGAGTACCATTATGCAGGGCATTGGCATCGCATCCGAATTCGACCTTTATCGGAATCTAACATccaaaaagaacaaaaattgcaAATTTCAAAATACTGCTCAGGGTACAAACAAAACAAACACGACGAATACATATTACTACTCTAGCAAATAAATAATACAAGGAACTTGGGCAATTCTTCAACTTCTAACTCGTGAATGTGATAATGACAATAATTTCATTCCTCAGTAGTATTCGCCAACTTTTGCACAATGAAATCGATGTCAAATTGAAGGAGACAAAAAATCCAAATCCATGGTTAAAACGGTGTGGATGGGATAGGACTTCATTTCCTACTCCTGGCTtcatctctttctttctctcgtTTCTTGTAAAGCCTCTCGAGAACACGCTTCGCTTCGCATTGAGGAAAATTTGACAAATCATAATAATGTGGAGCTACATCAACTAACCTGTCAGATAGCAATCCATCGTCGGGTTAAGTACATGTCAATGACATCAAACATAGTGTAACTGGAAGGTCAAAACACCATACAGGACAAACCAAATTCTTAGTTCCAATTTAGAAAAACAAACTGCAACTATCTTTGTCAGCTTCATAATTCAAAACCTTGAAATTCCGACTTATGAAAGAATGTTAGTTCATGTAATTAATAGAAAAACTATTCTGCAAATTAGGATTTTTATCTAAGATAACaaacccccccttctctttcccaaaaataaaagatgaaatgGCAGTACAAGAATAAAATTCAGAGACAGGAAAATTCTTACCATTCACCACGTATGTCTGTAACAGTTCTAATAAAATTCCGACTTGTAAGAACAAACTCATTATAGATGACCCATTCAGGTTTGTGATCCAGACAATTTGATGGGTGCAAGTGAACCACCTACAACAAGAACAAGTTATGTAATGAGTACAATCCACCAAGGTACTTCTAGCTATTTTGAAGACACAATTTAAGATGGTGAAAGAAAAAAGTAAATGGAAAAATAGCAGGTCGTCTTTCCAAACCTGGTTGTCTTTCACAGTCAAGTAGTGTCCAGTTCGCTCCAGATGAGCTACCTGCATAAAATATCCCGCCAGCATAGCCTTTCTGATGTTGACGTAGTAGTCCCGACTATTGAAATCAGTGCTGCATAACTTCAGGTTAAACCTGGCCATGATACGGACTAGCTGTTGTCTAACGTTGTCGGCTGCTTTCAGTGCCCTATGATTAACGAAATTATCATAGCACCAAGAAGGATCCTCATCTGAAAAGCCAATTTCAGTTATCACATCAGAGCATGTAACAAGCAAGAAATTGAAAACGAAACAGAAAGCTAGCACATATAGCACTTACTGTTTTGTTTGTAGGCATGATATACATTCAATAGCGTGAGATGATCTCCATCAATGTGCCCAAATCTAGCTTTCGCTTCATCAGCAGCTTTCTGTGCCTCTCTAGGCCGGACAAAGCAATTGGGTActaaagaaagaaattgattatCACAGAGGAGGCCCACGGAAGGTCAGCAGATGCATAGAGGCGAGACCACACGATTTTCTTCATGAGAGAATACTGAGAAACTGCAACTATCTGCATCAGCACTTACTTAGAATCCTATGGAGCATGCCAACCGGGGGCATGGAACCCAGAGAAGACAGTTGCTGATGGCTACCTAACAGGACACACTACCGACAGCTTTCATGTGCAAACTAAGCACACACGTAAGCGGTCAAACATCCCCATCATATGCACAATATTATCAATGTACATGAATGCTGGGCGTCCATTTCATAATGGAGCCCAACGCAGCTACATTCCCTTTAACATTATGCGGGAGACTCTGGACAGACATGAAATTAGAAGTATATGTTAATATAAAAACAATACCTGATAGCATGGCAGAAACTGACAGTATCTCATTTGAACAGTTGAATTCTGGACTGACAACGAGCATCTTTGACATCTGTGGGTCCAATGGAAATTCACTCATAATCTCACCCAGCTTTGTTAAGTTACCATCATCATCCAGTGCACCCAAGTAATTTAACACTTCCAGTGCCCGCATTAAGGTCTCTGGAGCAGGAGGGTCCATGAAATCAAAATGCACTAAATCATCTATGCCAAGTTTCTTCAAGGTGAGAACTGTGTTGGCAAGATTCGATCTCAAAATTTCAGGATATGTTTGTGGCTGAAGATCATTATGGAAACTTTTCTCAGTATAAAGTCTAAAACATTTCCCTGGTTGAGTTCTTCCAGCACGCCCAGACCTCTGGTGTGCACTAGCCTTCGATATTGGAGATACCAAGAGAGACTCAACACGGATGCGAGGGTTATAAACCTTCTGCTTAGCAAAGCCAGGGTCAATTACATAGACTATACCATCTATTGTTAGTGATGTTTCAGCTATGTTTGTTGACACCACAATCTTCCTTCCAGGGGGCCCACCCTCATTTACTGGAGGAGGAGCTGGCTCAAAAATCTTCTGCTGCATTGCTGGCGGAAGAGTAGAATACAGTGGAACCACTTTCACAGGGCCCACCTGATCTCCCATATTTGAAACTTCTTTCGTAATTTTGCGGCATGCGTCCTCTATTTCTTCCTCACCGGTAAGGAAGACAAGTATATCTCCAGGAGGTTCACACATGTGTATCTGCACCACCGTCCTAATAGCAGCCTCCAAGTAGTCCCTTTCAGGTTCCTGGGTATAGAAAATCTCCACTGGATGTAACCTTCCAGGAACTTTCATAAGTGGAGCGCCATTAAAATATCCCTGAAACTTTTCAGCTTCAAGAGTCGCACTCATCACGACCAACTTCAAGTCAGGTCTATTTTTAAGCACTTCCTTTAGAAGGCCAAATAGCACATCTGTGGCCAAGGTCCTTTCGTGTGCTTCATCAAGAACAATTACTTTATATCGTTCCAAAAGTGGATCAGCCATTGCCTCCCTCAGAAGCATACCATCTGTGAGATACCTGTAAGGGTAACAAAAAGGCATAAACTTTTAGACTACACAAGTAACAAAAATAGCAGCATGATTAAAAAAACTTTATATTCATATGAAGAAGAACAATAATTTCCTAGATATAAATACAACATACTTCAAAACGGTTCTTGCGCTACTGCAATCTTCGAATCTGATGCTGTAACCAACCTCTTCTCCAATATTCACATCCATCTCTTCCGCCACACGCCGGGAGACAGACATTGCAGCCACCCTACGTGGCTGTGTGCATGCAACCATCATCTTTCTGCGTTTATCAGGGCTTTCTATATCAACAGCCTCCAAAACAAACTGGGGGATCTGCAAGccagaacaaaacaaaataaaataaaataaaaagaaaaaactcaTGCCAACAAGTAATGTAATAATGCTTTTAGTAATTGCACCTTGTCAAATTTTGTTCAGTTATATTTTTCAAACCTTTACCCAATTTCATAGCATATCATGAAAACTCGCTAAACAGTTGCTCCATATAGCGCCTGCAATTGCTAATAGCCTAATAATAACTTAGGAATCACCAATACTTCCAAATAGTCACCGTCCGTCAAAGAAGCAATACTTCCAAACGTGCCATAGATGCAATCTTCAAAAATCCTAATGCCTCTTAAATCCTAACTTAGTTTTGCCCCCTAAGATTTAAGTTCGTAATGACTACATAGTAATGCTTAAATATTATACAAGGCGCTCAAACAGGATTTTAATGTTAAgtactaattatttattactaAATTATATGCTTAACCAATCATTTTGCTTTTATTTCCTCAActacaatatatattatatatgtaaacATTGAAAATCAAGAGAAAGCAACAAACCTGGGTGGTTTTACCACTGCCAGTTTCACCAACGAGGATGAGTGTCTGATTATTCTTCAACGCCTGCAGGAACTCCTCCTTCTGGTGCCATACTGGAAGCGTCTTCCTCTTCTCCAAGATCTCATAGTACCTCTGCGAGTAAGCCCTCCCATTCCACCGGTTTATGAGGCTGTTTCCTCCGACGACGTTGGCGGCGCCGCCGTTCGGTTTCGCCATCTTAACGGCACCGTCATCAACCACGTCGAACAGGCTCACCTTCCTCTTCCTCTCCGTACCCATCAAAACCCTAATCCTCTCAAAAACAAGGTGTATAATCTCTTCAGCAGCTATCACGAGTTacggaataataataataacaacaatagtaGTAAGTAGTGAAAATGGTTGATTTGGGAGCCGAAACGAAGGCTCTTGAAAGTTGAAACGGGATACCCTGCTAGAGAGCCCTCTACTAGAGTGTTCTTGGCCTTTTGCCCCCTCTTCGGTGCAGGGAAAAAGAATTAGGGTTTCAAGGTggttgttctttttattttgtttctgttATGGGGAAAGTGagggggaaaaagaaaaaaaaaagaaattaaaattagaaatcacAGCAactgaaattattatttttggtcaagAATAAACCTATCAATCTCAATCGAAGCTTCGAGGGTTCCTTTTCGGTCATTAAACTTCGAGGTTGTTTAGATTTTGATGGAATGGGTTATGGACTCATGGAGTCTTGGGCTTGATGAATCGAAGCCAGCCCTCTATTTTTCCAAACCCTCCGATAAGTTctcgtcaaaaaaaaaaaaaaaaaaaaaaaacaaaagaaaacgtTAAGTTCTATTTGTTACTACCCAGAAAAAAGAACTAATTTCGTAGGGAatcgtttttctttttttccccctCTTTTGGTatcataaaagtattttttatataaattaaataaatgttttATTTACGATTATGTGTAATGTGTACTGTGTTTATCATTTCCTGCAATGTATATCTGACCATCCAAAATAAATAGAGAACTTAGTTGAATTGATCTCGGATGTATccgagatatttttaaaaaatgaacacAGGAGTTGTGCACAATTTCTTGTATCCTCAGCACTTAAAATATGAATGGAGGGCGTTTATATGAAGCGTGCATACGAGATCTCTTTtgcatttgaaaatttttctaaaaattcttgcATATTTTGAGCATTTTTCTTCAACTCTTAAAAGCATTATGGTAGATTGTCATAGTGCATTTGGGAGACATTAATAGATTAAATGAGACGGGACACAGAGTCAGACCATTGAGTTTTGAAGTTGGTAACTtggtatttttatctttttttatcgagtaggaattattttattgtttagttAGATTTACGTAAAATTATTTAGAAgattgttaaattgatttatataTTTAGACCGTAGAGTAGGTAACAATGACATTCaggatatttttatttaattatttaaaagactattaaattaatatttttatttgattatattttaatttacattaaatAAGATCCGTTAATAACTTAAATAACTTGGATATTTTGACTTAAATCATTTTAGTTACATCACTTTATTAATTTGACTTGTATGATATTAGTTGCAACACTTTAATATTATGACTTACATCaagttaatttatttaaattagtaaattttagaCATGTAATACTTgataggatttggttgaattagtcccacattacttaggatagcaaatggagtgggtggcctaggctataaatatgaggctaagttctccatatttttttgcATTAGTCAaaaacacttaaagcttgtatctgacttttcttttcctctatactctttgattagagagtgttgtgaggtgtagttaaataaTTGCTTTGAGAGTGtaggtgtactggggtgccggtgttagagaaaaagaagtctatgtgttgtaacaattttcacatagtgatattctctggttgtcatttggcaACGGCCGTGGAATTTATTCTTAGCATGCTCTGTGGTtacagcctagtctgaccttccacatcagaaaagaattttgtcctgtaacttgaggttgatttttggttgctgttgttgttgttggacaTTGtaagagtgcagtttggaaatgttctggctaaggaaagacttggaatttaagtgtgtccattgtgatccacctctctttcctggggacccttcttagtgcacggtctacagttgagttatactattccagtatacggttgcaacaatgtcaagatattcaagtgctgtgaagcttgaaatagagaaatttgatggaagaatcaattttggcttgtggcaaatacaagtcaaggatgtgttgatacaatcaggtttgcacaagacgttgaagaagaagatctctggttgctctctctatgagagaagatgatattctctagaagacaagaagtatcctcatagtattgccgcactgccatggataaggataagttgtggcaatcgggtccacaaattacacacgggcattggttggtgTTGAGATGCAAGGTATGTGGTGGAGTTATGTCGATAGCTGAAGAACTttcaggaaaagccaatttggaagttgtgataaaccccatttgtagggtttatcttgtgcttgatttaagggattttatgactttttacccacatttatccattgaaataacatggttttataacttctcctttaattgtgcttaagagtgaaaacatgctttttaggacttaaaatagctaaatctaattctccttgattccattagatgccttgatatgtttgctaagtgatttcagatttaagaggcaaggattggaccaagggaatgaaggaaaagcatgtagaaatggagaactcaagaagaaataaaggaatcgcaaaagctgtcaagccgacctcttcgcacttaatcgaccataacttgagctacagaggttcaaatgacgcagttccagttgggttggaaagctaacatctggggcttcgaaatgatataagatttgccatagttgcatcgcgcataggggcgcgcacgcgcacggtatgcGGACGCGCTGATGGTGGCACATgatccacttaatgcaactcgtggccagcgatttagaagccttgtgggcccaatccaactcatttttgatgctatttaagccaaggattgaagagggatgaggaagttagttaccatcagtcatagtttagttttagaagtagtttctagagagagaagctctcacctctctctaaaattaggattaggattaggattaggttagttcttagatctagattctcattcattcattcctctacttctactcttcaattccttgttgttagatttattcttcttctattcttttgttgtaatttcctttatgttgtttctatgttttgttgtagatctacttttgttctttctattctctttcaattcaattagaggtaattcataataattgtgttcatttgatttgttgttgttaattctttgcaattagttgttgttagatttcattcttgttatcaatttactatgcttttcttttgtgccttccaagtgtttgatgaaatgcttggtttggttttagtgtagcttttgttcctcttggctttggaagagtaattagtgactcttgagttatctaattcctttgttgattgataattagaagttgctaattgatttgaatgcctctaaagctagtctttcctttaggagttgattaggacttgaggaatcaaattgattcatccacttgactttcctccatggttagaggttaactaagtgggagtaatggacaatttgtcatcacaattgaggaggataactaggataggacttctaattctcatatcttgccaagagctttgttagttgttagtttattttctttgccatttctacttcttgtctaaaatctcaaaaaaccccaaaataactcataaccaataacaagacactttattgtaattcctagggagaacgacccgaggtttgaatacttcggtttctaaattttaggggtttgttttagtgacaaacaactttttgtatgaaaggattagtgattggtttagaaactatacttgcaacgagaattcatttgtgaaattctaaaccgtcaaaaatccaatcatcaaaatggcgccgttgccggggaattgcaatggtgttgtgttattggttattgtatatatgtgaatattgtgaatatgtttgctttttgcttctttgttactttctagtttgttctctttatttgttcctattttttgtttttgccctctcttactatcatgaattctcactttggctatgagtgtgattacaactatgttgtagg contains:
- the LOC112703276 gene encoding probable pre-mRNA-splicing factor ATP-dependent RNA helicase DEAH2, whose protein sequence is MGTERKRKVSLFDVVDDGAVKMAKPNGGAANVVGGNSLINRWNGRAYSQRYYEILEKRKTLPVWHQKEEFLQALKNNQTLILVGETGSGKTTQIPQFVLEAVDIESPDKRRKMMVACTQPRRVAAMSVSRRVAEEMDVNIGEEVGYSIRFEDCSSARTVLKYLTDGMLLREAMADPLLERYKVIVLDEAHERTLATDVLFGLLKEVLKNRPDLKLVVMSATLEAEKFQGYFNGAPLMKVPGRLHPVEIFYTQEPERDYLEAAIRTVVQIHMCEPPGDILVFLTGEEEIEDACRKITKEVSNMGDQVGPVKVVPLYSTLPPAMQQKIFEPAPPPVNEGGPPGRKIVVSTNIAETSLTIDGIVYVIDPGFAKQKVYNPRIRVESLLVSPISKASAHQRSGRAGRTQPGKCFRLYTEKSFHNDLQPQTYPEILRSNLANTVLTLKKLGIDDLVHFDFMDPPAPETLMRALEVLNYLGALDDDGNLTKLGEIMSEFPLDPQMSKMLVVSPEFNCSNEILSVSAMLSVPNCFVRPREAQKAADEAKARFGHIDGDHLTLLNVYHAYKQNNEDPSWCYDNFVNHRALKAADNVRQQLVRIMARFNLKLCSTDFNSRDYYVNIRKAMLAGYFMQVAHLERTGHYLTVKDNQVVHLHPSNCLDHKPEWVIYNEFVLTSRNFIRTVTDIRGEWLVDVAPHYYDLSNFPQCEAKRVLERLYKKREKERDEARSRK